The DNA window GTTGTTCTCAGTCGTCCATGACGGCCAACGACCAGCACCAGCCGGCCAACTCGCGGGCGATGGCGGCATTGGCCACCACTGGACGCTTGCGGCGTTCGTTGAACCGCAGCCAGCGGGCGTGCAGTCGCCGGTTGGCGGCCTGCCCGCGAGCTCGCGCTGCCGGTGGGGCGGCATCCCAGCGACGCCGCATCACCTCACCGGGCCGATACGACGGCCGGTGATGCCAAGCCGCCTCGATCAACAACCGGCGGGCGTGGCCGTTGCCGGTGCGGGTCAACCCGCCCTGGACCCTGTTGTCTCCCGAGGAGTACTCGCATGGCACCAGCCCCAGATAGGCGCCGATCGAACGCCCGCTCAGCCGGTGCCAGTCGCCGATCTCGGTGGCCAACCCGAACGCCGTCAACGTCGAGACCCCGCGCAGACACCCCAGCCGCGTCACCACCGGGGTGAACGTGGAATCGGCGGCCATCGCGGTGATCGCCGCATCCAGGCGGCCCCGGCGAGCGGTGGTGGTCAACACCGTGTCGAAGGCGGTGTCATAGGCGATCGCCAGCGCGGGGTCGTCGAACCGCTGGCTCTGCAGCCACCGTTCGTGATTTCGTGACCAGGCCGTTCCGCCGTAGTAGACGATCCCTCGGCGCAGCAGCAGCTTCGAGAGCCGATGACGGGCGGCCATCAGGTCCTTGCGGCAGGCCTCCCGCGCCCGGAACAGATCACGCGCAGATTCCTGCTCCACGCTGGGGATCTCGACTTCGACGATCTCGCCCAGATGCAACAACCGGGCCAGATGACGGGCATCGCGCTTATCGGTCTTGACCCGATCGCCGACCGGGCGCTGCAACTTCGACGGCGCGGCGACCGAACACCTGATCCCGGAGGCATTGATGCTGCGGGCCAACACGAAACCCGTCGGGCCCGCCTCATAGGTCGCAGCAACCGGCCCGGGCAGATCACCCAACCACGCCAGAATCTCCCCGTGATCCGGAGTCAACCGCCGCTCGAAGAGCTCCCCGGTCTCACCATCAAGACCGCATGCGACCACCGATCGTGCGTGCACATCCAAACCAACACTCGTACGCTGAACCTTCACTGGGGCCTCCCACATCTGTGGCTCTACCGGCCAGGACCACATTCCTGTCGGCAACCCACGTTCACATGTGAGCGGGGCCCCAGCCCCTCATACCGTCTAGCGGCATGCCATCGAGCCGGGCGCAGATCTCTGCCACAACGGCGGAGTTGTCGCCGGTCATGGCGAACGCGGCCTGTGCTAGGCGGGCACGGTCGGCGAACAACGCGATGGCGTCCTGCCCCAGAGATAGGGAGGGCACCTGCCAGGTCGCTTCGCCCGTCACGCCGAGCGGTTCACGACTCGTGGCGAGCACCGTCAGTCCCGGAGCGGCGGCGAGCATTTCAGCGACCAGTCTGGCGCTGGCGTCTAGCAGGTGCTCACAGTTGTCCAGCACGATCATCATCTGGTGGTCGTGGATGAACCGCAGCAGCGTATCCATCGTGGACCGGCCCGGTTGATCCGGTAAACCGAGCGCGCGAGCCGCCGTGACCGCCACCACATCTGGATGGGTGATCGGCGCTAGGTCGACGTAGAAGACACCATCGCGGAACTCGTTGGCGATCTGGGCCGCGACATGCACCGCGAGTCGCGTCTTGCCCACCCCACCCGCACCGAACAGGGTGACCAGCCGACCGGCGGCCAACGTTTCGCGCAGACTCGCCATTTCGGCTTGGCGCCCGACAAAATTCGTCAGCTGGACCGGAAGGTTATGGGCGAGAAGGGTGCTCGGTGTGCGTAGCGGCGGGAAGTCGTTGCACAGGTCGGGATGGCACAGCTGAACGACCCGTTCGGGCCGGGGCAGATCGCGCAGCGGGTGGCTGCCGAGGTCAGCCAACCACGCCGCTGCCGGGAGCTGGTCGATGACCAAGTCACTTGTCGTGGCCGACAACACGGTCTGGCCACCGTGGGCTAGGTCGCGCAGCCGCGCGGTGCGGTTGATCGCCGGCCCGACGTAGTTGCCTTCGTCGCGTAGTCGCACCTCGCCGGTGTGCACACCGATGCGCAGCCTGATCGGCGCCAGCGGGGCGCGCTGCAAGTCCACCGCGCAGGCCACCGCGTCCGACGCGCGCGCGAACGCGATCACAAAGCTGTCGCCCTCGCCCTGCTCGACCGGCCGAACACCGTCACGGACAGCGATCGCCTCGGACACTGCCCGATCCAGGCGAGCGATGGCCGCCGCCATCTCGTCGGGCTGGGTTTCCCACAGTCGTGTGGAGCCCTCGACGTCAGCCAGCAGCAGCGTCACCGTTCCAGTTGGCAGCTCGCTCATGCCCACGTCGCTCCACTCGATTTCGCTCATGTTAGCCAGCATGCGGTGACGCATAGCGCAAAACATCAGCGAAATAGCCAATAGTGCGAGCAACGCGACCTGCCGATATAAGCGTCTGGGCGGGCCGTGGATTTAGGCACTTCAGCCGATGACCACTTCCGGTCCCGCTCGGATAGTCGACGCATGACCATCGACACGCGCACATCCAGCGTTTTTGACCCCGCACTGCCGACCATCTCCTATGAAGACGCGGCGGACCCCGAGGAAGCCCACAGGATCATCCGGCAGGCCCGGCAGCAGTCGCCAATCGCCATAGGCCCCTACGGGCCCGAGGTGCTCACCTATGACCTGGCGCGCACCGTCCTGCGCGATCCGCGGTTTGCCATGCCGCAGGGCATCGGCCTTGTGGTCCAAGGCATCACCTCCGGCCCAGTCTGGGACCGAGTCACCAAACTGCTGATCAGCCTCGACGGCGCCGAACACCACCGACTCCGGCGGTTGGTATCACGGGCGTTCACCCCGCGCGCCGCCCTACGTATGCGCGCCGCGTGCATCGACGTCATCACGGAGTTGATCGACGCGCACACCGCCACCGGCGGCTGCGACATCGTCGTCGACATCGCGCGGCCCTACCCCGTGCCGATCATCTGCGCCCTTCTCGGCGCGCCCCGCGAGGATTGGCACCTGTTCTCCCAGTGGGCCGATGACATCAGCAAGGCATTCGGAGTCAACGTCGCCGACGACGCTCTCGCCATCCTGCGCGCGTGGGAGCAACTCGAGGCCTACGTCGAGGACTTGATTGCCGCACGGCGGCATTCCCTAACCGATGACCTTATCTCCGAGCTCATCCGAGCCGAAGACCACGGCGACCGGTTGACCCACGACGAGCTGGTCAACCTCGTTGCGATCCTGCTCAACGCCGGAACCGACACCACCCGCAACCAGCTAGCCGCCGCAGTCCAAGTCTTATCCGGCCATCCCGACCAGTGGGCGCTGCTCGCCGACCATCCGGAACTAGCGCCACAAGCAGTCGAGGAATTAATCCGGCACACCCCCATCGTCT is part of the Mycolicibacterium tusciae JS617 genome and encodes:
- a CDS encoding cytochrome P450, which translates into the protein MTIDTRTSSVFDPALPTISYEDAADPEEAHRIIRQARQQSPIAIGPYGPEVLTYDLARTVLRDPRFAMPQGIGLVVQGITSGPVWDRVTKLLISLDGAEHHRLRRLVSRAFTPRAALRMRAACIDVITELIDAHTATGGCDIVVDIARPYPVPIICALLGAPREDWHLFSQWADDISKAFGVNVADDALAILRAWEQLEAYVEDLIAARRHSLTDDLISELIRAEDHGDRLTHDELVNLVAILLNAGTDTTRNQLAAAVQVLSGHPDQWALLADHPELAPQAVEELIRHTPIVFTSLRVATHDVELGGILIPAGTFVIANTASANRDPSVYDNPARLDITRDGPPAILTFGGGVHYCLGAHLARLELTEALCVITRRIHNPRRSGPAPWKPIIGISGPTTLPVEFDTGR
- a CDS encoding IS110 family transposase; amino-acid sequence: MKVQRTSVGLDVHARSVVACGLDGETGELFERRLTPDHGEILAWLGDLPGPVAATYEAGPTGFVLARSINASGIRCSVAAPSKLQRPVGDRVKTDKRDARHLARLLHLGEIVEVEIPSVEQESARDLFRAREACRKDLMAARHRLSKLLLRRGIVYYGGTAWSRNHERWLQSQRFDDPALAIAYDTAFDTVLTTTARRGRLDAAITAMAADSTFTPVVTRLGCLRGVSTLTAFGLATEIGDWHRLSGRSIGAYLGLVPCEYSSGDNRVQGGLTRTGNGHARRLLIEAAWHHRPSYRPGEVMRRRWDAAPPAARARGQAANRRLHARWLRFNERRKRPVVANAAIARELAGWCWSLAVMDD